A region of Cloacibacillus sp. DNA encodes the following proteins:
- a CDS encoding adenosylhomocysteinase, producing MRNEFKIADIALAPEGHRRMEWAWEYMPVLKLVAEKEMAAQPLTGVVVGACLHLEAKTACLLKVLHQLGATVATAGSNPLSTQDPICAALAEEGVHVFSRRGMSSEEYTENIREMLKWDPQVIIDDGGDVVSMIIEERRDLIPNILGGCEETTTGIKRLQAMADEEVLPFPMLAVNDAQSKHLFDNRYGTGQSVWDAILRTTNLIVAGKRVVIVGYGWCGKGASKRAAGLGARVIVVEADPHRALEALMDGFDVMDMNEAAAHGDVFITVTGNTKVIRREHFEKMKDGVLLANAGHFDVEVYVPDLREMAKEVRATRDNIETFVMDDGRRLHLLGEGRLVNLAAGDGHPVEIMDLSFAMQLLSAMYIATHTMEAGLYNVPDELDKKVAELKLESLGLKTEKLTPEQIEYMASWKE from the coding sequence ATGAGAAACGAATTTAAGATAGCGGACATAGCGCTTGCGCCCGAGGGGCACAGACGAATGGAGTGGGCGTGGGAGTACATGCCCGTGCTGAAGCTCGTAGCCGAGAAGGAGATGGCGGCCCAGCCTCTGACCGGAGTCGTTGTCGGCGCCTGCCTGCACCTGGAGGCAAAGACAGCCTGTCTTCTCAAAGTGCTGCATCAGCTTGGAGCCACGGTAGCCACCGCCGGCAGCAACCCGCTTTCAACTCAGGACCCTATATGCGCCGCGCTTGCCGAAGAGGGAGTGCATGTATTCAGCCGCAGGGGGATGTCCTCTGAAGAATACACAGAAAATATCCGCGAGATGCTCAAATGGGACCCGCAGGTGATAATAGACGACGGCGGCGACGTCGTCAGCATGATAATCGAAGAGCGCCGCGACCTCATCCCCAATATACTTGGCGGCTGCGAGGAGACGACGACCGGCATCAAACGTTTGCAGGCTATGGCCGACGAAGAGGTGCTGCCATTTCCGATGCTTGCGGTAAACGACGCGCAGAGCAAGCACCTTTTTGACAACCGCTACGGCACGGGGCAGTCAGTGTGGGACGCGATACTGCGCACGACGAACCTAATCGTCGCGGGCAAGCGCGTAGTCATAGTGGGCTACGGCTGGTGCGGCAAAGGCGCTTCAAAAAGGGCGGCGGGCCTTGGCGCGCGCGTCATCGTGGTGGAGGCGGATCCGCACCGCGCGCTTGAAGCGCTGATGGACGGCTTCGACGTGATGGATATGAACGAGGCGGCCGCCCACGGCGACGTCTTCATCACCGTGACTGGCAACACGAAGGTCATACGCCGCGAACATTTTGAAAAGATGAAGGACGGCGTGCTGCTTGCAAACGCTGGACATTTCGACGTAGAAGTCTACGTTCCCGACCTTCGCGAGATGGCAAAAGAGGTTCGCGCAACGCGCGACAACATAGAGACCTTTGTGATGGATGACGGCCGCAGGCTGCACCTTCTTGGCGAGGGACGCCTTGTCAACCTCGCGGCGGGCGACGGACACCCGGTTGAGATAATGGACCTGAGCTTTGCGATGCAGCTGCTCTCCGCGATGTATATCGCGACCCACACGATGGAGGCGGGGCTTTACAACGTTCCCGACGAACTAGATAAAAAGGTGGCGGAGCTGAAGCTTGAATCGCTCGGCCTGAAAACGGAAAAGCTCACGCCGGAACAGATAGAATATATGGCGAGCTGGAAGGAATAA
- the mtnA gene encoding S-methyl-5-thioribose-1-phosphate isomerase, whose protein sequence is MLPETLKWNDGALFLLDQRLLPHEVAYIRCGSAEETALAIENMTVRGAPAIGVAAAYGLALAEREKCFDAAAARLAHTRPTAVNLYWAIKKMTSVRAEHLHSPHLCEILTQAAIKIHNEDIEINRSIGRHGACLLPRDCAVITHCNAGALATAGYGTALGVFRAAAESGKNIKIYADETRPRLQGASLTSWELARDGLDVTVITDSMAAFLMSRKKIDAVVTGADRVAANGDSANKIGTYSLAIAAKYHNVPFYIAAPLSTIDAACACGADIPIEERSPDEVRRVRGERVTPDDMKVWNPSFDVTPAELITGIITEKGVIDAPFSQNIKTILGRTY, encoded by the coding sequence ATGCTGCCAGAAACTTTAAAATGGAATGACGGCGCGCTGTTCTTGCTGGACCAGCGGCTTCTGCCGCACGAGGTCGCATATATTCGATGCGGCAGCGCGGAGGAGACGGCGCTTGCCATAGAAAATATGACCGTGCGGGGAGCGCCCGCAATAGGCGTAGCCGCAGCCTACGGACTTGCGCTTGCGGAAAGAGAAAAATGCTTTGACGCGGCGGCGGCCCGCCTTGCGCATACAAGGCCCACGGCGGTCAACCTCTACTGGGCCATCAAAAAAATGACCTCCGTCCGGGCGGAGCACTTACACAGCCCCCATCTCTGCGAGATACTTACGCAAGCTGCGATAAAAATCCACAACGAAGACATAGAGATTAACAGGAGCATCGGACGGCACGGCGCCTGCCTTCTGCCGCGCGACTGCGCCGTCATAACGCACTGCAACGCGGGAGCGCTTGCCACTGCGGGCTACGGCACGGCGCTTGGAGTCTTTCGCGCGGCGGCGGAGAGCGGAAAAAATATAAAAATCTACGCGGACGAAACGAGGCCGCGTCTTCAGGGCGCCTCGCTCACCTCATGGGAACTTGCGCGCGACGGCCTTGACGTCACGGTCATAACGGACTCGATGGCGGCCTTTTTGATGTCTCGCAAAAAAATAGACGCGGTGGTGACGGGGGCGGACAGAGTTGCGGCAAACGGCGATTCGGCAAATAAAATAGGCACATACAGCCTGGCCATAGCCGCGAAGTATCACAACGTGCCATTTTACATAGCGGCTCCTCTATCAACCATTGACGCGGCCTGCGCGTGCGGCGCGGATATCCCCATAGAGGAACGCTCGCCGGACGAGGTGCGCAGAGTGCGCGGCGAACGCGTCACTCCGGATGATATGAAGGTGTGGAACCCGTCGTTCGACGTCACGCCGGCGGAACTGATAACAGGAATAATAACGGAGAAGGGCGTCATAGACGCTCCTTTTTCTCAAAATATAAAAACTATTCTGGGGAGGACTTATTAA
- the xseA gene encoding exodeoxyribonuclease VII large subunit yields the protein MLQNNAILTVDEMTATLKAALMREPALQNLSVRGELLGFKMHTSGHAYFTLIGENSRVSCVLFRSYAGSVLVWPKDGDEVLVRGKIDVYGARGSYQVYATTLLPLGAGAKARAKEALRAKLEGEGLFDVRLKRPLPRYPQRIAVITSQTGAALQDVLKLHSLRYPCAELVIIPSLMQGLEAAEEIVRAFERARRLADLSAVMLVRGGGSRDDLDTFDNEFVVRAIRLSPVPVITGLGHQIDSTLADMAADAAAPTPSGAAERLFPDGAALASGIKNAGHIMRRRLENRICNMDKNFLSIKERLYNAVARGVIQPAAQTANRAEALLLASVRKKTADEERRLASFAARLDNLSPLALLSKGYSICQDADGRLIRSAAALAPGQDIRIIMNGGEARAVIRSVSES from the coding sequence ATGCTCCAGAATAACGCAATACTTACTGTCGACGAGATGACGGCGACGCTCAAAGCGGCGCTGATGAGGGAACCCGCGCTGCAAAATCTTAGCGTGCGCGGAGAATTGCTCGGATTTAAAATGCACACGAGCGGGCACGCCTATTTTACGCTCATCGGCGAGAACTCGCGCGTCTCGTGCGTGCTCTTTCGCTCTTACGCCGGTTCGGTGCTCGTCTGGCCGAAGGACGGCGACGAGGTGCTTGTGCGCGGCAAGATAGACGTTTACGGCGCGCGCGGCTCCTATCAGGTCTACGCCACGACGCTTCTGCCTCTTGGCGCTGGCGCGAAGGCGCGCGCGAAAGAGGCGCTTCGCGCGAAGCTCGAAGGCGAAGGCCTCTTCGACGTGCGGCTCAAGAGGCCGCTGCCACGGTATCCGCAGCGTATAGCGGTGATAACATCGCAAACGGGCGCGGCGCTTCAAGATGTGCTGAAACTCCATTCGCTGCGCTATCCGTGCGCGGAGCTTGTCATAATACCGAGCCTGATGCAGGGCTTAGAGGCGGCGGAGGAGATAGTGAGGGCATTTGAACGCGCGCGGCGCCTCGCAGACCTTTCGGCTGTGATGCTGGTACGCGGCGGCGGCAGCCGCGACGACCTTGACACCTTCGACAATGAATTTGTCGTGCGCGCCATACGCCTCTCTCCCGTGCCTGTAATAACGGGGCTGGGACATCAGATAGACAGCACTCTTGCCGACATGGCGGCGGACGCGGCGGCGCCGACGCCGTCAGGAGCGGCCGAACGCCTCTTTCCAGACGGCGCGGCGCTTGCTTCCGGCATAAAAAACGCGGGACATATAATGCGCAGGCGCCTTGAAAACCGCATCTGCAACATGGACAAAAATTTTTTATCAATAAAAGAACGTCTTTATAACGCGGTGGCGCGCGGCGTCATCCAGCCGGCGGCGCAGACCGCGAACCGCGCGGAGGCGCTGCTTCTGGCTTCCGTTCGCAAAAAGACGGCGGACGAAGAACGCAGGCTTGCCTCGTTTGCCGCAAGGCTTGACAACCTGTCGCCTCTTGCGCTGCTTTCCAAGGGGTACAGCATCTGCCAGGACGCGGACGGGCGGCTTATACGTTCGGCCGCCGCGCTTGCGCCGGGGCAGGATATCCGCATAATCATGAACGGCGGAGAGGCCCGCGCCGTCATACGATCTGTTTCAGAATCATAA
- the nusB gene encoding transcription antitermination factor NusB yields MSRKARLRHRAREIALQLIYMLDMRPECTQAEAIELFSADEALLLFYKELAADGEETPDPAKFPFISGFDLSLSESERDEVLNYAVELFRGVRSNETKIEEIIRDNMESKWRPERLVAIDKSVIALTLYEGLVAKSVPVNVSISEAVELAKSFGTEESGRFVNGVLGRIVRKDNAPE; encoded by the coding sequence ATGTCACGAAAGGCGAGGCTTCGGCACAGGGCGCGCGAGATAGCGCTCCAGCTCATCTACATGCTGGATATGAGGCCCGAATGCACGCAGGCGGAGGCTATAGAGCTTTTTTCAGCGGACGAGGCACTTTTACTTTTTTACAAAGAGCTTGCGGCTGACGGCGAAGAGACGCCGGATCCCGCGAAATTTCCGTTTATCTCCGGCTTTGACCTCTCGCTCAGCGAATCCGAACGCGACGAAGTTTTGAATTACGCGGTGGAGCTTTTCCGGGGCGTGCGTTCAAACGAGACGAAGATAGAAGAAATAATCAGAGACAACATGGAGAGCAAGTGGCGTCCAGAAAGGCTCGTCGCCATCGACAAGTCGGTGATAGCGCTCACGCTCTACGAGGGGCTTGTTGCAAAGAGCGTCCCTGTGAACGTCTCCATCTCCGAAGCTGTGGAGCTTGCTAAATCATTCGGCACCGAGGAATCGGGGCGTTTTGTGAACGGAGTGCTTGGACGGATAGTCCGCAAAGATAATGCTCCAGAATAA
- a CDS encoding Asp23/Gls24 family envelope stress response protein, with the protein MVESINEDFKAEDKQANDVGVAQSNLEGKIRISEDVIAQLATKALNSVEGVSPASPGLMANLRLGRKTVNGVRISISDGDTPEIVVDAYISVKYGLRIPDVCWDVQEAIKDQVERYTGYAIKGVNIYVQGITFAANRDQDADAAEYPEGVADDEA; encoded by the coding sequence ATGGTCGAATCAATTAACGAGGATTTCAAAGCCGAAGACAAACAGGCCAATGACGTGGGCGTCGCGCAGTCAAATCTTGAGGGTAAAATAAGGATCTCAGAGGATGTCATCGCGCAGCTTGCAACAAAGGCGCTCAACAGCGTTGAAGGCGTCTCCCCGGCAAGTCCAGGACTCATGGCAAATCTCCGCCTCGGCAGGAAGACGGTAAACGGAGTCCGTATTTCGATCTCTGACGGAGATACTCCCGAAATAGTCGTGGATGCTTATATCTCTGTAAAGTACGGCCTCAGGATACCCGACGTCTGCTGGGATGTTCAGGAGGCTATCAAAGACCAGGTCGAACGTTACACAGGATATGCGATCAAGGGCGTGAACATTTACGTCCAGGGCATTACCTTCGCGGCAAACCGGGATCAGGACGCGGACGCCGCGGAATATCCCGAGGGTGTTGCGGACGACGAGGCCTAA
- the efp gene encoding elongation factor P, with the protein MGQVVDTSDFRPGLKIRWEGGMWVILECSHHKMGRGGAIVRGKLRNLETGSGVEQSFKSGERFERIVFDEKPAQYQYKDGDDFVFMDMESFDQVMLSAEMLGDTVNYLIDDLEVSFDMFEGRVMGIELPNQVTMKITDTPPGFKGDTASGGGKPATTETGLKVNVPFFVENGEMVVVDTRTGEYLERAKG; encoded by the coding sequence ATGGGACAAGTAGTTGATACGAGTGATTTTCGTCCAGGGTTAAAGATCAGATGGGAAGGCGGTATGTGGGTCATCCTCGAATGTTCGCATCACAAAATGGGAAGAGGGGGCGCCATCGTCCGCGGCAAGCTCCGTAATCTGGAGACCGGCTCTGGTGTGGAACAGTCCTTCAAATCAGGCGAACGCTTTGAAAGGATAGTTTTCGACGAAAAGCCCGCTCAGTATCAGTACAAAGATGGGGACGACTTCGTGTTCATGGATATGGAGTCTTTCGATCAGGTCATGCTCTCCGCAGAGATGCTGGGCGACACTGTGAACTACCTCATCGACGACCTAGAGGTGAGCTTCGATATGTTTGAGGGCCGCGTTATGGGCATCGAGCTCCCCAATCAGGTAACTATGAAAATAACCGACACCCCTCCGGGCTTCAAGGGAGACACGGCCTCAGGCGGCGGCAAACCCGCCACCACGGAGACCGGCCTTAAGGTAAACGTACCGTTCTTTGTTGAAAACGGCGAGATGGTCGTCGTCGATACAAGGACCGGCGAGTATCTGGAGCGGGCGAAGGGTTAA
- a CDS encoding type IV pilus twitching motility protein PilT, translating to MPNFLFQDILVNAIHNNASDIHMSVGSAPMLRIDGQLVRLPEHTDLTDEDMRFVIEELLTNDQFARFNEEREFDFSFGMNIGSGEQRFRANLFFEKGHPALALRAITTNIRTIKQLSLPEELKKIAQKNSGLFLVTGPTGSGKSTTLAAMIQEINMTRSLHLITVEDPIEYLYNSELALIHQREIGSDTKSFSEALRRAMREDPDVLMIGELRDLETISAAVTAAETGHLVLATLHTRDAAQSVDRVVDVFPPYQQQQIRIQLASMLLGVLSQQLVPLSGTTGRTIATEFLVATNAVNNYIREGKTSQIKNVIQTGAALGMHTMDQDLSRLCKSGIVSRRDALARAYDIESFNRYMM from the coding sequence ATGCCTAATTTTCTGTTCCAGGACATCCTTGTAAACGCTATCCATAACAATGCAAGCGACATCCACATGAGCGTCGGCTCCGCGCCTATGCTGCGCATAGACGGCCAGCTTGTGCGTCTGCCGGAGCACACCGATTTGACTGACGAGGATATGCGCTTCGTCATTGAAGAGCTGCTTACGAACGACCAGTTCGCGCGCTTCAACGAGGAGCGCGAGTTCGATTTCAGCTTCGGCATGAATATCGGCAGCGGCGAGCAGCGCTTTCGAGCCAATCTTTTCTTTGAAAAGGGACACCCTGCGCTTGCGCTTCGCGCCATCACTACGAACATAAGGACGATAAAGCAGCTTAGCCTGCCGGAAGAGCTTAAAAAAATAGCGCAGAAGAACAGCGGCCTCTTCCTTGTGACAGGGCCTACAGGCTCCGGTAAGTCAACGACGCTTGCCGCTATGATACAGGAGATAAATATGACGCGCTCGCTGCACCTGATAACGGTGGAGGACCCTATTGAATATCTCTACAATTCGGAGCTGGCGCTGATACACCAGCGCGAGATAGGCAGCGATACGAAATCTTTTTCCGAGGCGCTGCGCCGCGCGATGCGCGAAGACCCGGACGTGCTGATGATAGGCGAACTTAGAGACCTTGAGACGATATCGGCCGCTGTGACGGCGGCGGAGACTGGACATCTTGTGCTTGCCACGCTGCATACACGGGACGCGGCGCAGAGCGTTGACCGCGTCGTCGACGTATTCCCGCCCTATCAGCAGCAGCAGATACGCATACAGCTCGCCTCTATGCTTCTTGGCGTGCTCTCTCAGCAGCTAGTGCCGCTTTCGGGCACGACGGGACGCACCATCGCCACGGAATTTTTGGTGGCGACGAACGCCGTAAACAATTACATCCGCGAGGGGAAGACTTCGCAGATAAAGAACGTCATCCAGACCGGTGCGGCGCTTGGTATGCACACTATGGACCAAGACCTTTCACGGCTTTGCAAAAGCGGCATCGTCAGCCGCCGTGACGCGCTTGCGCGCGCCTATGACATCGAGAGCTTCAACCGTTACATGATGTAG
- a CDS encoding ATPase, T2SS/T4P/T4SS family translates to MPHQPIKVVRLGELLINAGVISAGNLESALKEQKASHLRLGEILIKDGYLTENHLAEALCTQLDLDFVSLVNVRPQQEALAAVPENVASRLNILPISLQGDDKIVVAMSDPMDTYAVDELYLLTNRELEIRVATATDIHKALVSYYRVQTSVNDAMKDVMKQEGDSAKTPDIVTVSQTTAQDVTNISADAAPVVRLVNSILEQAVREKASDIHIEPAENMTRVRFRIDGSLFSNLEIPSNLHQPLVARIKILSGMDIAEKRRPQDGRILIKVAGSRIDLRVSTLPSIFGEKAVLRLLDQNSGRIGIDKLGFGKEQQTLLKSAIGASNGIVLVTGPTGSGKSTTLYSLLELLNEPTKNIITLEDPVEYTIGGITQIQINEKIGLTFGSAMRSILRQDPDIIMVGEIRDTETAELAVRAALTGHLVLSTLHTNDAPTSINRLVDMGVPRFLLSSSLRAVVAQRLVKKLCPSCRQRSFVTELESKDSGIPEGTPVYTPKGCAECRFTGYKGRTVISEIMPIDHTLKKMVNDGASEQELRTQAIKNGMLTLREDARRKVEEGVTSVEEMLYTTLID, encoded by the coding sequence ATGCCGCATCAGCCAATCAAGGTCGTACGCCTTGGCGAACTGCTGATAAACGCTGGCGTCATCTCCGCTGGAAATCTGGAATCGGCGCTAAAAGAACAAAAGGCTTCGCATCTGCGCCTTGGCGAGATATTGATAAAGGACGGCTATCTGACGGAGAACCACCTGGCGGAGGCGCTCTGCACGCAGCTTGACCTGGATTTCGTATCGCTCGTCAACGTGCGCCCGCAGCAGGAGGCTTTGGCGGCCGTTCCAGAAAATGTCGCATCGCGGCTCAACATACTGCCCATATCGCTGCAAGGCGACGACAAAATAGTCGTCGCGATGTCCGACCCTATGGACACATACGCTGTAGACGAACTTTATCTTCTGACGAACAGGGAGTTAGAGATACGCGTGGCGACGGCTACGGACATCCACAAGGCTCTCGTCAGCTATTACAGGGTGCAGACGAGCGTCAACGACGCAATGAAGGACGTCATGAAGCAGGAGGGAGATTCCGCGAAGACGCCAGACATCGTGACCGTCTCGCAGACCACCGCGCAGGACGTGACGAACATCTCGGCGGACGCGGCTCCCGTCGTGCGCCTCGTGAACAGCATACTCGAACAGGCGGTGCGCGAGAAGGCCTCCGACATACACATTGAGCCCGCGGAAAACATGACGCGCGTGCGTTTCCGCATAGACGGCTCGCTTTTCAGCAATCTCGAGATACCCAGCAATCTGCACCAGCCGCTGGTCGCGCGCATCAAAATACTTTCCGGCATGGACATAGCGGAGAAGCGCCGCCCGCAGGACGGACGCATTTTGATAAAGGTCGCAGGCTCGCGCATCGACCTGCGCGTTTCGACTCTGCCGTCGATTTTCGGCGAGAAGGCCGTTTTGAGGCTTCTTGACCAAAACAGCGGACGCATCGGCATAGACAAGCTCGGCTTCGGCAAAGAGCAGCAGACGCTGCTTAAGAGCGCGATAGGCGCCTCAAACGGCATCGTGCTGGTGACGGGGCCTACAGGCTCCGGTAAGTCGACTACGCTCTATTCGCTGCTCGAACTTTTGAACGAACCTACGAAGAACATCATCACTCTGGAAGACCCTGTAGAATACACTATCGGCGGCATCACGCAGATACAGATCAACGAAAAGATCGGCCTCACCTTCGGCAGCGCCATGCGCTCGATACTGCGTCAGGACCCCGACATAATAATGGTGGGAGAGATCCGCGACACGGAGACGGCGGAGCTTGCCGTGCGCGCGGCGCTCACGGGACATCTCGTGCTGAGCACGCTGCATACTAACGACGCGCCGACCTCCATAAACAGGCTCGTTGACATGGGAGTTCCGCGCTTTCTGCTCTCATCGTCGCTGCGCGCCGTGGTGGCGCAGAGGCTTGTGAAAAAACTCTGTCCGTCGTGCCGTCAGAGGAGCTTTGTGACGGAGCTTGAATCTAAGGATTCGGGCATACCGGAGGGAACTCCCGTCTATACGCCGAAGGGCTGCGCGGAATGCCGCTTCACCGGATATAAAGGACGCACGGTCATCTCTGAGATAATGCCGATAGACCATACGCTGAAAAAGATGGTAAACGACGGCGCTTCGGAGCAGGAGCTTCGCACGCAGGCCATAAAGAACGGAATGCTTACGCTGCGCGAGGACGCGCGCAGGAAGGTCGAAGAGGGCGTCACCAGCGTGGAAGAGATGCTTTACACTACGCTTATTGATTGA
- a CDS encoding PilN domain-containing protein yields the protein MVVKLDLRINKQESAAEQEKNGRHYLLFSLAAVFTLTFMLLFSMTCWKFYSILGERADIAQSMRINGERMAAMDKEYERLSQQSAAIEAKLDYSLGDVPSVEFLYELNNKLIDGVVVESLTMTAAAATIKGVAFADEEVLQFGDDLLSAATVASVSLPTIAAAQRNGVKLRAFSIELKLKPLAEALKDGGIEKAAEAAPKTDGAPAPEQNEKTGETEGGGAQ from the coding sequence ATGGTCGTAAAGCTGGATCTTCGGATAAACAAACAGGAATCGGCCGCCGAACAGGAAAAGAACGGCAGGCATTATCTGCTTTTCTCTCTCGCCGCCGTCTTTACACTTACTTTTATGCTGCTTTTTTCTATGACCTGCTGGAAATTTTATTCAATTCTTGGCGAGCGCGCCGACATCGCGCAGTCGATGCGGATAAACGGCGAGCGGATGGCTGCGATGGACAAGGAATACGAACGTCTTTCGCAGCAGAGCGCGGCCATTGAGGCGAAGCTTGATTATTCGCTGGGCGACGTGCCCTCTGTTGAATTTCTTTATGAGCTGAATAACAAACTTATTGACGGTGTAGTGGTGGAATCGCTCACTATGACGGCGGCTGCGGCCACCATCAAGGGCGTCGCCTTCGCCGACGAAGAGGTATTGCAGTTCGGCGACGATCTGCTGTCCGCGGCCACGGTCGCCTCCGTCTCTTTGCCGACCATCGCGGCGGCTCAGCGAAACGGCGTGAAGCTGCGCGCATTTTCCATTGAGCTGAAGCTTAAGCCTCTTGCCGAAGCGCTGAAAGACGGCGGTATTGAAAAGGCCGCGGAAGCCGCGCCGAAAACAGATGGCGCGCCCGCGCCCGAACAAAACGAAAAGACTGGCGAAACGGAAGGCGGCGGCGCACAATGA
- a CDS encoding prepilin-type N-terminal cleavage/methylation domain-containing protein — protein MQKIIKKNRKKGFTLVELLIVIIIIGILAGMMMLSTGAATDKAEATKILSNMRNIKAATIMMYSDNDNKWPSDDIKAIGDTIDTTPNSIEKYLDSKPTGATYSVTFPKADTTGIKATIKAEKIDKNIAEKLTGLESSGVTVSDTTASMNIK, from the coding sequence ATGCAGAAAATAATCAAAAAGAACCGCAAAAAGGGCTTTACACTCGTTGAACTTCTCATCGTAATCATCATCATCGGTATACTCGCAGGTATGATGATGCTGTCAACTGGCGCGGCGACTGACAAGGCTGAGGCTACGAAGATTCTCTCAAATATGAGAAATATCAAGGCCGCGACAATCATGATGTATTCTGATAATGATAATAAATGGCCATCGGATGATATCAAGGCGATTGGTGATACTATTGATACTACTCCTAATTCGATTGAAAAATATCTGGACAGCAAGCCGACAGGCGCTACTTATTCTGTAACTTTCCCTAAAGCGGATACAACTGGAATAAAAGCTACGATTAAGGCTGAGAAAATTGATAAGAATATTGCAGAAAAACTTACTGGGCTTGAGAGTAGTGGTGTAACAGTGTCTGACACAACAGCTTCCATGAATATTAAGTAA
- a CDS encoding type II secretion system F family protein has product MEFQYEAKAPDGKTMRGSRSGQAEADVISWLRGKGWIPINISVDHSISLTGASERASAAPKEAGLKDPFWELSARIKMRDKLIFFRQLATMITAGIPVTSSLAILIEQTQNKRFKRVLTRVYNRVSAGTTLGNALAENPKVFDAITIPLIRSGEESGTLDASLTKLAGFMEDQDNLRKKIISAMTYPSVVIAIALLVLGAMVVVVIPQFEKAFSNMNIEMPMLTQMTFSLGRWMQANWYTIPITIVLLALLLAKLRRMPSMKMPIDVFLLKLPIFGDIVFKSSSTRAFRTMGSLLQSGVPVLTALEMTADVAGNEKMRRAFIEMRDGAAMGKPLHQIVQEKKLFPPMIAHMIAVGEETGRTDEMLQKVADWYDAELSEKVKRLSSILEPVMVVFVGVIVGFMVLAIFLPIITAITTLM; this is encoded by the coding sequence GTGGAATTCCAGTATGAAGCTAAAGCGCCGGACGGAAAGACGATGCGCGGCTCGCGTTCGGGACAGGCGGAGGCCGACGTTATTTCGTGGCTTCGCGGCAAAGGGTGGATACCCATAAACATCTCGGTCGACCATTCCATCTCCCTCACAGGCGCCTCGGAGCGCGCCTCCGCCGCGCCGAAAGAGGCCGGCCTGAAAGATCCGTTCTGGGAGCTTTCCGCGCGCATCAAAATGCGCGACAAACTTATATTTTTTCGGCAGCTCGCCACAATGATAACGGCGGGCATCCCCGTCACGTCGTCGCTTGCGATATTGATAGAGCAGACGCAGAACAAACGCTTCAAACGCGTGCTGACGCGCGTCTACAACCGTGTCAGCGCGGGAACGACGCTCGGAAACGCGCTTGCGGAAAATCCAAAGGTCTTTGACGCCATCACCATACCGCTCATCAGGTCCGGCGAAGAATCGGGAACGCTTGATGCAAGCCTCACAAAACTTGCCGGCTTCATGGAAGATCAAGACAACCTGCGCAAAAAAATAATCTCCGCGATGACCTACCCGTCGGTCGTCATAGCAATCGCGCTGCTCGTGCTCGGCGCAATGGTCGTCGTCGTCATTCCGCAGTTTGAAAAGGCCTTCAGCAACATGAACATAGAGATGCCCATGCTCACGCAAATGACCTTCAGCCTCGGCCGCTGGATGCAGGCCAACTGGTACACGATACCGATAACGATAGTTTTGCTTGCTCTGCTGCTTGCGAAGCTGCGCCGAATGCCGTCGATGAAGATGCCTATAGACGTCTTTTTGCTGAAACTTCCGATATTTGGCGACATAGTATTTAAATCTTCAAGCACGCGCGCCTTCCGCACGATGGGTTCGCTCTTGCAGTCCGGCGTGCCGGTGCTCACCGCGCTTGAAATGACGGCCGACGTCGCCGGCAACGAAAAAATGCGGCGCGCCTTCATCGAGATGCGCGACGGCGCCGCGATGGGCAAGCCTCTGCACCAGATAGTGCAGGAGAAAAAACTTTTCCCGCCGATGATAGCGCACATGATAGCGGTAGGCGAAGAGACGGGCCGCACAGACGAAATGCTGCAGAAGGTGGCCGACTGGTACGACGCGGAGCTGTCGGAAAAGGTGAAGCGCTTAAGCTCGATACTTGAACCGGTCATGGTCGTCTTCGTCGGCGTCATAGTCGGCTTCATGGTGCTCGCCATCTTCCTGCCGATAATCACCGCCATCACAACATTGATGTAG